A genomic region of Maledivibacter sp. contains the following coding sequences:
- a CDS encoding beta-galactosidase yields MYLGVDYYPEHWNIQMIDEDIRAMKELGVNIVRIGEFAWYLMEKKDGEFDFSFFDMVIEKLKAQDIKVMFGTPTATFPAWLAKKHPSILSKDEGLQSRAFGGRRQYCYNSEIYKKYSKRIVAKLVEHYKNEGSIISWQIDNEFGHEGSDMCFCESCQREFQIFLRNKYRNIHELNEIYGTIFWGQTYNNFHEIPIPLKTITTHNPSLQLDWARFRSFSLNDFAKEHIELVRSLKGDHQTITTNVAGGFFGKYFDHGEHVKDLDFVSYDNYPVWGGLSEPLPRAEIAMNLDFIRGLQDKNFWIVEQLMGAQGHTVIGYLPRPNQGKMWSYQAFAHGCTNMLYFRWRGMNRGAEQFCFGIVDHDNRYGRKYREVQSFMTEIAAHEGIFNSEIKSDIAILYDYDNIWSWNFQPQSTGYDFTKELMRLYTPFYNLNTNMDVVPVTRDFTKYKVLVIPTLQIIDRDLGDRLEAFAARGGIIIFSFRAGIKDRDNNINFGDVIPCNVRKISGIEVNEVESLQTGQEVGIVGKGKYKGRLGLCEVWRDLITPKTARILYGYRDKLYSDKACVTVNEYGKGRVYYIGGGVDTQIIQGIAEEVVVERGIRYINSQDGLEVYIRDNNDEEYLVITNHTDKMKKFNDIEIGAYESKLVNRKEVT; encoded by the coding sequence ATGTATTTAGGTGTGGACTATTACCCAGAGCATTGGAATATACAAATGATAGATGAGGACATAAGGGCCATGAAGGAGCTTGGAGTTAACATCGTTAGAATAGGTGAATTTGCATGGTACCTAATGGAAAAGAAAGATGGAGAGTTTGACTTTTCATTTTTCGATATGGTGATTGAGAAGCTAAAGGCTCAAGATATAAAGGTGATGTTTGGTACTCCTACGGCCACGTTTCCAGCATGGCTTGCAAAAAAACACCCTTCTATATTATCCAAGGACGAGGGCTTACAAAGTAGAGCATTTGGAGGTAGAAGGCAATACTGCTATAACTCTGAAATCTATAAGAAATATAGCAAGAGGATAGTTGCTAAATTAGTTGAGCATTACAAAAATGAGGGATCTATTATTTCATGGCAAATTGATAATGAATTTGGACATGAGGGCAGTGATATGTGTTTCTGTGAAAGCTGTCAAAGGGAATTCCAGATATTTTTAAGAAATAAATATAGAAATATCCATGAGCTAAATGAAATCTATGGAACTATTTTCTGGGGGCAAACCTATAATAATTTCCATGAGATACCAATTCCATTAAAGACTATAACCACCCATAATCCATCCTTACAATTGGATTGGGCTAGATTTAGATCCTTTTCCCTTAATGATTTTGCAAAGGAGCATATAGAACTTGTTAGGAGTTTGAAGGGAGATCATCAAACCATTACAACCAACGTTGCCGGTGGATTTTTTGGTAAATACTTTGATCATGGGGAGCATGTAAAGGATTTGGATTTTGTATCCTATGATAATTATCCAGTTTGGGGAGGTCTTTCGGAACCATTACCAAGGGCTGAAATTGCCATGAACCTAGATTTTATCAGAGGACTCCAGGATAAAAATTTCTGGATTGTAGAGCAACTAATGGGTGCCCAGGGTCATACTGTCATAGGATATCTTCCTAGGCCCAATCAAGGAAAAATGTGGTCTTATCAGGCCTTTGCCCATGGTTGTACAAATATGCTTTATTTTAGATGGAGGGGTATGAACAGGGGAGCAGAGCAGTTTTGTTTTGGCATAGTGGACCATGACAATAGATATGGAAGAAAATATAGGGAAGTTCAATCCTTTATGACTGAAATTGCCGCCCACGAAGGGATTTTCAACTCAGAAATAAAATCGGATATTGCAATTTTGTATGACTACGACAATATTTGGTCATGGAACTTCCAACCACAAAGTACAGGGTATGATTTTACTAAGGAGCTAATGAGACTGTATACACCCTTCTATAATTTAAATACAAACATGGATGTAGTTCCTGTTACCCGGGATTTTACAAAATATAAGGTTTTAGTAATACCCACCTTGCAGATTATTGATAGAGACCTTGGGGATAGATTGGAAGCCTTTGCGGCAAGGGGAGGTATAATTATATTTTCCTTTAGAGCTGGGATTAAGGATAGAGATAATAATATTAATTTTGGAGATGTTATTCCATGTAATGTAAGGAAAATATCTGGGATCGAAGTAAATGAGGTAGAGTCGCTTCAGACAGGTCAAGAAGTGGGAATAGTAGGTAAAGGAAAATATAAAGGAAGGCTAGGTCTGTGTGAAGTTTGGAGGGATTTAATCACCCCAAAAACTGCCAGGATACTATATGGGTATAGGGATAAGCTGTATAGTGATAAAGCCTGTGTAACTGTAAATGAATATGGCAAGGGTAGAGTGTATTACATCGGTGGCGGGGTAGATACCCAGATTATTCAAGGGATAGCAGAGGAAGTTGTTGTTGAAAGAGGAATCCGTTATATTAATAGCCAGGATGGGCTTGAGGTATATATACGGGATAATAATGATGAAGAATATTTAGTGATTACCAATCATACCGACAAAATGAAGAAATTTAATGATATTGAGATAGGGGCATATGAAAGTAAGCTCGTAAACCGTAAAGAAGTAACTTAA
- a CDS encoding M15 family metallopeptidase, producing the protein MKSKRGVFMLIPTLLLLHIGDVKATLTEQLADKYDLQLMAEDISKNAMDSFTLEPLSEEIINRINGVSWKKGAPVEFEDLSYVKVKYWGFDEEEHMGELIVHKKVAEEILEIFKELHEAKFPIEKIRLIDEYDASDDLSMEDNNTSSFCYREVAGKKGTLSKHSYGLAIDINPVQNPCITGQRVSPIEGKEYKNRKNVRKGMIVKDDICYKAFKKRGWIWGGEWKSLKDYQHFQKQIDLTQR; encoded by the coding sequence ATGAAGAGTAAAAGAGGTGTATTTATGTTAATACCAACATTACTGCTTTTACATATAGGTGATGTAAAAGCCACATTGACTGAGCAGCTTGCTGATAAATATGACCTGCAATTAATGGCAGAGGATATTTCTAAAAATGCTATGGATAGCTTTACCCTTGAGCCATTATCCGAGGAAATAATTAATAGGATTAATGGCGTATCGTGGAAAAAAGGCGCTCCCGTAGAGTTTGAGGATTTATCCTATGTAAAGGTCAAGTACTGGGGTTTTGATGAAGAAGAACATATGGGGGAGTTGATTGTACATAAAAAAGTTGCTGAGGAAATCCTAGAAATATTTAAAGAGCTTCATGAAGCTAAATTCCCAATTGAGAAAATAAGGCTTATTGATGAATACGATGCCAGTGATGATCTATCAATGGAGGATAATAATACTTCATCATTTTGTTATCGAGAAGTTGCTGGGAAGAAGGGAACTTTATCAAAACACAGCTATGGTTTAGCTATTGATATTAATCCTGTACAAAACCCTTGTATCACAGGACAAAGAGTATCTCCCATAGAGGGTAAAGAATATAAGAATAGAAAAAATGTGAGAAAGGGTATGATAGTAAAGGATGATATTTGCTATAAAGCCTTTAAAAAAAGAGGATGGATTTGGGGTGGTGAATGGAAATCCCTTAAGGATTATCAGCATTTTCAAAAACAAATTGATCTAACTCAACGGTAG
- a CDS encoding ABC transporter substrate-binding protein, giving the protein MSKRFLSLSLAVLLVFVGLMPIGVDAQAVGDNKLRLGITAFPTNANPWTQSKQADNALQGRVYSWLVKMNDRTLEMEGDLAESWNVSKDGLVWTISLKENIVWHDGEKFDADDVIFTYQTLLDSKDKEEQTFRRKKDISEVEKIEKIDEYTVKMTCSTPKANFTTEPLNTVRIVPEHIWGKMTPQEMLDFTNENPIGTGPFKLKGNFNPQDNIFELERNDEYYDGTANIDGIINILFENKDTMFQAFRNGDIDVFSPSKTQVPQLEGEETFKVVKSMAPKLTQLGFNCWTDPENPDKSHPLSNGNPLLLNANIRKAFDYALDKDKLVDMVLGGVGNVGSTLVPTASGKWHLDISHEYSPEKAIELLEKQGFTSFSTEEISGREVKVRKNDKGEKLVFRLALLSNGYAWHYRESMPFMTKWLEEVGIGLIVESMDGSTLSEKQQLEGDNACDFDLFIWGWTPGYEPGFILSVMTTDQIGGRSDCMYSNSKYDELYKLQLTQVNEEERLETINELQKMALEEAPYVALYYQGYYEAFRTDRFEGWVQRNGDGTIFNNTSYLEIKSKAPVQKAEEPSGDNTAKDASPEQPQESKGILSSPILWLVVIVVVVGFIMFNKKDKR; this is encoded by the coding sequence ATGAGTAAAAGGTTTTTAAGTTTATCATTGGCAGTTCTGTTAGTTTTTGTGGGGTTGATGCCCATAGGTGTAGATGCACAGGCTGTAGGGGATAATAAGCTGAGATTAGGTATAACAGCCTTTCCAACCAATGCAAATCCATGGACTCAATCTAAGCAAGCTGATAATGCACTTCAAGGCAGAGTATATTCATGGTTAGTTAAAATGAATGATAGAACCTTAGAGATGGAAGGGGATTTGGCAGAAAGCTGGAATGTAAGTAAAGATGGGCTTGTATGGACCATTAGCCTTAAGGAAAATATTGTATGGCATGACGGAGAAAAATTTGATGCAGATGATGTGATTTTCACGTATCAAACACTATTAGATTCAAAGGATAAGGAAGAGCAGACATTTAGACGTAAAAAGGATATATCGGAAGTAGAAAAAATAGAAAAGATCGATGAGTATACAGTGAAAATGACATGTTCTACACCAAAAGCAAATTTTACTACAGAACCACTTAATACAGTTAGAATAGTACCAGAGCATATTTGGGGAAAAATGACTCCACAGGAAATGCTAGATTTTACTAATGAAAATCCTATAGGAACAGGCCCCTTTAAGCTTAAGGGCAACTTTAATCCCCAAGATAATATATTTGAATTAGAAAGAAATGATGAGTATTATGATGGCACTGCAAACATAGATGGTATAATCAATATACTTTTTGAAAATAAGGATACTATGTTCCAGGCCTTTAGAAATGGTGATATAGATGTATTTAGTCCATCTAAGACCCAGGTACCTCAGCTAGAGGGAGAAGAAACCTTTAAAGTAGTGAAGTCTATGGCTCCAAAACTAACACAATTGGGCTTTAACTGCTGGACTGATCCGGAAAATCCAGATAAGTCACATCCCCTTTCAAATGGTAATCCACTATTACTAAATGCTAATATCCGTAAAGCCTTTGACTATGCCTTAGATAAAGATAAGCTTGTGGATATGGTACTTGGGGGAGTAGGAAATGTAGGCTCCACATTAGTACCAACAGCATCTGGAAAATGGCATTTGGATATATCCCACGAATATAGTCCAGAAAAGGCAATAGAGTTACTAGAAAAACAAGGATTCACTTCATTTTCCACTGAAGAGATAAGTGGTAGAGAGGTTAAGGTTCGTAAAAATGATAAAGGTGAAAAGCTTGTATTTAGACTAGCCCTATTGAGTAATGGATATGCTTGGCACTATAGGGAAAGTATGCCCTTCATGACTAAGTGGTTAGAGGAAGTAGGTATAGGACTAATCGTTGAATCAATGGATGGAAGTACCCTTAGTGAGAAACAGCAATTGGAGGGGGATAATGCCTGCGACTTTGATCTATTTATTTGGGGATGGACACCTGGATATGAGCCAGGATTTATTTTATCTGTTATGACTACAGACCAAATAGGTGGACGCTCAGATTGTATGTACTCTAATTCTAAGTATGATGAGTTATATAAATTACAATTAACGCAAGTAAATGAAGAGGAAAGATTAGAGACAATTAATGAATTACAAAAAATGGCTTTAGAAGAAGCTCCATATGTAGCTCTTTACTATCAAGGATACTATGAAGCCTTCAGAACTGATAGGTTTGAGGGTTGGGTACAGAGAAATGGAGATGGGACTATATTTAATAACACCAGCTACCTAGAAATCAAATCTAAAGCTCCAGTACAAAAGGCGGAAGAGCCTAGTGGTGATAATACAGCTAAAGATGCCTCCCCTGAGCAACCACAAGAATCCAAGGGAATACTTTCAAGTCCAATTTTATGGTTAGTTGTTATAGTAGTTGTTGTTGGTTTTATTATGTTCAATAAGAAAGATAAAAGATAA
- a CDS encoding ABC transporter permease, translating to MNLRYFIKKLVQSLVTIWIVLTISFILFRAMPGDPVSMFVKSDGLDPEVARAIVKQYGLNLPLHKQYLVYIKDMLGGNFGQSFSFKKPVLGVIGQRLPNTIILALAAQILAMVFGILLGTIAAAKRGKKIDVILLGSALFIYAIPAFWLGIILLSYFGVKLGAVPLFGMLTPGLNHASKAAYYKDVAHHIILPAITFGLAITGRYAMIMRGSLLDIFTEDYITTARAKGFDRKYIIKKHALPNAMLPMVTVIAISLGFVVAGAIQVETVFSWPGVGTLTIKALQMRDYPLLQGVFLIISFCVVTANFIADIVYMYIDPRIKYE from the coding sequence ATGAATCTGAGATATTTTATAAAAAAGCTAGTTCAAAGCTTAGTAACCATATGGATTGTATTAACCATAAGCTTCATATTGTTTAGAGCTATGCCCGGTGATCCTGTAAGCATGTTTGTAAAATCCGATGGTCTAGATCCCGAGGTCGCAAGGGCAATTGTTAAACAATATGGGCTGAATTTACCATTACATAAGCAGTATTTAGTATATATTAAAGATATGCTGGGAGGAAATTTTGGTCAATCATTTTCCTTTAAAAAACCCGTACTTGGCGTAATAGGTCAAAGGTTACCCAATACGATTATTTTAGCATTAGCGGCACAAATTCTTGCAATGGTATTCGGTATATTGTTAGGTACCATAGCTGCTGCTAAAAGGGGAAAGAAAATAGACGTAATTTTGTTGGGAAGTGCGCTTTTCATATATGCTATACCAGCTTTCTGGTTAGGTATTATATTATTGTCTTACTTTGGAGTAAAGCTAGGAGCAGTACCTCTTTTTGGAATGCTCACACCGGGACTTAATCATGCTTCAAAGGCTGCATATTATAAAGATGTCGCCCATCATATAATACTTCCTGCTATAACCTTTGGGTTAGCCATAACAGGAAGGTACGCAATGATCATGAGAGGATCATTATTAGACATATTCACAGAGGATTATATTACCACTGCTAGAGCAAAGGGCTTTGATAGAAAATACATTATAAAGAAGCATGCTCTTCCTAATGCCATGCTTCCAATGGTAACGGTGATTGCAATCAGTTTGGGTTTTGTGGTTGCAGGGGCTATACAAGTGGAAACTGTATTTTCATGGCCAGGTGTTGGGACATTGACAATAAAAGCACTTCAAATGAGGGATTATCCTTTGTTACAAGGTGTATTCCTAATTATTAGTTTTTGTGTTGTCACGGCTAATTTCATTGCTGATATTGTTTACATGTATATTGATCCTAGAATTAAATACGAATAA
- a CDS encoding ABC transporter permease: MGRNKVDVKLKNFKGFLKVFFANRIGLVGFIMLTSFVAVAFIGPILYPYDITDVAKGDMLAKPSKEFFLGTDQLGRDLFGALINGAKISLIVGFTGAAISVSIGTLVGLWSGYIGGKVDSILMRLTDGMMVLPALPLIMVLAALLGTSIRNIILVIGLTGWTGTARLVRSQTLSFKKRQFIERAKCIGASNVYIMIKHILPNVFPVIFANTILVTSGAILREATLSFLGFGDPLAVSWGQILNGAFTNGAVSIGAWWYYAPPGICIILLVLSFTFLGYSFDEILNPKLRER; this comes from the coding sequence ATGGGTAGAAATAAAGTTGATGTAAAATTAAAAAATTTCAAAGGCTTTTTAAAGGTATTTTTTGCTAATAGAATCGGGTTAGTTGGATTTATAATGTTGACTTCTTTTGTTGCTGTAGCATTTATTGGTCCTATTTTATATCCCTATGATATTACTGATGTAGCTAAGGGTGATATGCTTGCAAAGCCTAGCAAGGAATTTTTCTTGGGAACTGATCAGCTAGGTAGGGATTTATTTGGGGCATTGATAAATGGAGCAAAAATATCATTGATAGTTGGTTTTACCGGGGCAGCTATCTCGGTTTCCATTGGAACCTTAGTAGGTTTATGGTCAGGATATATAGGGGGAAAGGTTGATAGTATACTGATGCGTCTTACTGATGGCATGATGGTGCTTCCAGCTTTGCCACTCATAATGGTGTTAGCAGCATTATTGGGAACTAGTATCAGGAATATTATACTAGTTATTGGACTGACGGGGTGGACGGGTACGGCTAGATTAGTACGTTCACAAACCCTTTCCTTTAAAAAAAGACAATTTATTGAAAGGGCGAAATGTATAGGAGCAAGTAATGTATATATAATGATAAAGCACATTTTGCCAAATGTATTTCCCGTTATTTTTGCTAACACCATACTAGTTACATCTGGGGCCATTCTAAGGGAAGCAACCTTGAGCTTTTTAGGCTTTGGAGATCCTTTAGCCGTTAGCTGGGGTCAAATTCTGAATGGAGCATTTACAAATGGGGCGGTGAGTATAGGGGCTTGGTGGTACTATGCACCTCCAGGAATCTGTATTATTTTACTTGTACTTAGTTTTACATTCTTAGGATATTCCTTTGATGAAATACTCAATCCTAAGCTAAGGGAGAGATAG
- a CDS encoding ABC transporter ATP-binding protein encodes MENKNILRVEDLSVFFKINEGVVRAVENVSFELKDGESIGLIGESGCGKTTTALSIMGMLPSNGYVNEGNIFFEGENVIKNDEIQWQKYRWDKIAMIFQGAMNSLNPVMKISDQIGEAIKLHQPNVTKEAVEKRVIELFKLVGLDEKRINYYPHEFSGGMKQRVMIAMALACNPRLIIGDEPTTALDVMVQAQIIDLINDLRSKLSMSMIIITHDLSIISEICDKVAVMYAGNIVEVGCIEDIIENCRHPYTQKLIKAFPNIYGDKKMVESIPGVPPNLLAPPKGCRFHPRCHKCMDICKTTVPRYTVLGDGHLVACHVVKGE; translated from the coding sequence ATGGAAAATAAAAACATACTAAGGGTAGAAGATTTAAGTGTATTCTTTAAAATAAATGAAGGGGTAGTAAGAGCTGTTGAAAATGTGAGCTTTGAACTTAAGGATGGTGAGTCCATAGGCCTCATTGGAGAATCGGGATGTGGGAAGACAACAACTGCACTATCCATAATGGGAATGCTGCCAAGTAATGGATATGTAAATGAAGGAAATATCTTTTTTGAAGGAGAAAATGTAATAAAAAATGATGAAATCCAGTGGCAAAAATATAGATGGGATAAAATAGCCATGATTTTTCAAGGTGCGATGAATTCACTAAATCCTGTTATGAAGATAAGTGATCAAATAGGTGAAGCGATAAAGCTTCATCAGCCTAATGTAACAAAGGAAGCTGTAGAAAAAAGGGTAATAGAGCTTTTTAAATTAGTTGGACTAGATGAAAAGAGAATCAATTATTATCCCCATGAGTTTAGTGGAGGAATGAAACAACGTGTAATGATTGCCATGGCTTTAGCTTGTAATCCAAGGCTTATCATAGGAGATGAGCCCACAACGGCATTAGATGTTATGGTTCAAGCACAGATTATAGATCTAATAAATGACCTAAGAAGCAAATTAAGCATGAGCATGATTATTATAACCCACGATTTATCCATAATCTCGGAAATATGTGACAAGGTAGCAGTTATGTATGCTGGAAATATAGTTGAAGTTGGCTGTATTGAAGATATAATTGAAAACTGTAGGCATCCATATACCCAGAAGCTTATTAAAGCTTTTCCTAATATATATGGTGATAAAAAGATGGTTGAGTCAATACCTGGAGTTCCACCTAATTTATTAGCTCCTCCCAAGGGATGCAGATTTCATCCAAGATGTCATAAATGCATGGACATTTGTAAAACCACCGTTCCTAGGTATACTGTTTTGGGAGATGGACACCTTGTAGCATGTCATGTAGTAAAGGGGGAATAG
- a CDS encoding ABC transporter ATP-binding protein produces MGSNAVVKVNDLSVYFDVREGFFKDLLKKDKKVVKAVDRIDLSIDKGEIVSLVGESGSGKTTTGRAILNLVHHNTGEIKFNGESFNCKDKKWMKNFRKRAQMIFQDPYQSLNPKFMIVDIVAEPLRFIEKNLWEDEIERRVIEALEFAGLKPGKDYLYRYPHELSGGQRQRVAIAAVFIISPDFIVADEPVSMLDASVRADIVKLMFEMKEEKGTSYLFITHDLALAWLVSDRIAIMYLGKIVEIGPSEIISGNCIHPYSQALISVLANIDIRKKRKKIVLRGETPSPTDIPRGCRFHTRCPIAKEKCRKEEPQLVERGKNHFVACHFNEKLI; encoded by the coding sequence ATGGGGAGTAATGCTGTAGTTAAAGTCAATGATTTAAGTGTATACTTTGATGTTAGAGAAGGGTTTTTTAAGGATTTATTAAAAAAAGATAAAAAAGTAGTAAAGGCTGTTGATAGAATAGACCTTTCCATAGATAAAGGGGAGATTGTTTCCCTTGTTGGAGAAAGTGGAAGTGGCAAAACTACTACAGGACGGGCTATATTAAATTTGGTACACCATAATACAGGGGAGATAAAATTTAATGGGGAATCCTTTAATTGTAAAGATAAGAAATGGATGAAGAATTTTAGAAAAAGGGCACAAATGATTTTTCAAGATCCATATCAATCCTTAAATCCGAAATTTATGATAGTAGACATAGTAGCTGAGCCCCTTAGATTTATAGAAAAAAATCTATGGGAGGATGAGATAGAAAGAAGAGTTATAGAGGCTTTGGAATTTGCGGGATTAAAGCCTGGAAAGGATTATTTATATAGATATCCCCATGAGCTTAGTGGGGGGCAAAGGCAGAGGGTGGCTATAGCAGCTGTATTTATTATTTCACCGGACTTTATAGTTGCCGATGAGCCTGTATCTATGTTAGATGCTTCTGTAAGGGCGGATATAGTGAAATTGATGTTTGAAATGAAAGAGGAAAAAGGAACATCTTACCTATTTATTACCCATGATTTAGCTTTAGCATGGTTAGTTTCCGATAGGATAGCCATTATGTATCTAGGCAAGATAGTTGAAATAGGCCCTAGCGAAATAATATCAGGTAATTGTATCCATCCATATTCTCAAGCCCTTATTAGTGTATTAGCCAATATAGATATTAGAAAAAAAAGAAAGAAAATTGTTCTGAGGGGAGAAACACCTTCACCTACAGATATACCTCGGGGATGCAGATTCCATACAAGATGCCCCATAGCAAAGGAAAAGTGTAGAAAGGAAGAACCACAACTGGTGGAGAGGGGAAAAAATCACTTTGTAGCATGTCATTTTAATGAGAAATTAATATAA
- a CDS encoding serine hydrolase translates to MFIKERITYFEEYLRDLVYDKGVFPGAVFGLVAPEDKYIGFVGEKQKYPNSEAMTQNTIFDLASLTKVIATTSAIMILLEDGKLKMNTKIKDILSGFKYDHLTIEHLMLHTAGYSAEPVYKGCKNKKELMEILYGCTIDEEKFEKKVMYSDIGFLFLGLIIEEITGDFEVFLKERLFKPLRMENTFFNPSKDMVSKIAPTEYCTLRNTIVRGEVHDEKAYLFEGVAGHAGLFSTVEDLSNFAMMVLKDGMFEDKQIFSRNTIDLICTPKTKNLNLNRTYGWAMKDSENSVGELASDMAIYHTGFTGTSILIDRYYGKAFILLSNVNHPSRVNNEKLVNRRKLINNIAMTCMR, encoded by the coding sequence ATGTTTATTAAGGAAAGAATAACTTATTTTGAAGAATATTTAAGGGATCTCGTATATGATAAAGGAGTTTTTCCCGGTGCTGTTTTTGGACTTGTAGCTCCCGAAGACAAATATATTGGCTTTGTTGGAGAAAAACAGAAATATCCTAATAGTGAGGCCATGACCCAGAATACCATATTTGATCTAGCATCCCTTACAAAAGTAATAGCAACTACATCTGCCATAATGATATTGCTTGAAGATGGAAAATTAAAAATGAATACAAAAATAAAAGATATCCTTAGTGGTTTTAAGTACGACCATTTAACTATTGAGCATCTTATGCTCCATACGGCTGGATATTCTGCTGAGCCAGTCTATAAAGGTTGTAAAAACAAAAAGGAATTGATGGAGATATTATATGGTTGTACTATTGATGAAGAAAAATTTGAAAAGAAAGTTATGTATTCTGATATTGGGTTTTTATTCTTAGGGCTCATTATTGAGGAGATTACAGGAGACTTTGAAGTCTTTCTAAAAGAAAGATTATTTAAGCCACTTAGAATGGAAAATACATTTTTTAACCCTTCCAAGGATATGGTCTCAAAAATTGCTCCCACTGAGTACTGTACATTGAGGAATACAATTGTTAGAGGAGAAGTTCATGATGAAAAAGCCTATTTGTTTGAAGGTGTAGCAGGACATGCTGGATTATTTTCTACCGTAGAAGATCTTTCAAACTTTGCGATGATGGTTTTAAAGGATGGAATGTTTGAGGATAAGCAAATATTTAGTAGGAATACAATTGATTTAATATGCACACCTAAAACAAAAAATCTTAATCTTAATAGAACATATGGGTGGGCTATGAAGGATAGTGAAAACTCCGTCGGGGAACTGGCTAGTGATATGGCTATATATCATACAGGGTTTACGGGGACATCCATTTTAATAGATAGATATTATGGCAAAGCATTCATTTTATTATCAAATGTTAATCATCCATCTAGGGTGAATAATGAAAAATTGGTGAATAGAAGAAAGCTAATTAATAATATTGCCATGACTTGTATGCGTTAA
- a CDS encoding LL-diaminopimelate aminotransferase, protein MSYIKDMIADRFRDESFDIAKEDYKFIKIKKAKDSVKKKYPNVDLIDLGIGEPDLPGDSKVVEVLCKEAGKSENRWYADNGIPEFQEAAARYLYKVFKVKDIDPYNEILHGIGAKSILSMLPLCLINPGDITITTLPSYPIIATHTKYLGGVVYGLPLTTSNNFYPDFTNIPNIILYRSKLLYINYPNNPTGQIPTKDFYKRVIDFAHKNNIVVVADSSYAALTFDGEKPLSFLSIDGAKEVGVEIHSLSKSFNMTGWRLAFIAGNADVINIYGKVKANSDSGQFRAIQKSGIYALNHPEITHMNCEKYSRRFDLLVAALRSVGFEAKKPKSTFYCYVPIPKGTKSGIVFENAEDFSLFLLNNAFICTVPWNNPEPYVRLSVTFEADNHDKEVEIINELKRRLMKLELVF, encoded by the coding sequence ATGAGCTACATAAAAGATATGATCGCCGATAGATTTAGAGATGAAAGCTTCGACATAGCCAAAGAAGACTACAAATTTATAAAAATAAAAAAAGCTAAGGATTCTGTGAAAAAAAAATATCCGAATGTTGACCTAATAGATTTAGGAATTGGAGAGCCAGATTTACCTGGGGATTCAAAGGTTGTGGAAGTACTATGTAAAGAAGCAGGAAAATCTGAAAATAGATGGTATGCAGATAATGGAATCCCAGAATTTCAAGAGGCAGCCGCAAGATATCTATATAAAGTATTTAAGGTAAAGGATATTGATCCATATAATGAAATTTTACATGGAATTGGCGCTAAATCAATCCTCTCAATGCTTCCCCTATGCCTAATAAATCCAGGAGATATAACCATAACTACTCTCCCTAGCTATCCTATAATCGCCACACATACCAAGTACTTAGGCGGTGTAGTTTATGGATTACCATTAACAACATCTAATAATTTTTATCCTGATTTCACTAATATCCCAAACATTATTTTATATAGATCTAAGCTTTTATATATTAATTATCCCAACAATCCAACTGGGCAAATTCCTACAAAGGATTTCTATAAAAGAGTAATTGATTTTGCACATAAAAATAATATTGTTGTTGTAGCTGATTCATCCTATGCAGCTTTAACCTTTGATGGTGAAAAACCTTTAAGCTTTTTGTCCATAGATGGTGCAAAGGAAGTGGGTGTAGAAATACACTCATTGTCTAAGTCCTTTAACATGACAGGCTGGCGTCTTGCTTTTATTGCTGGAAATGCTGATGTTATAAATATCTATGGTAAAGTAAAAGCGAATTCTGACTCTGGACAATTTAGAGCCATACAGAAATCAGGAATCTATGCTTTAAATCACCCAGAGATAACCCATATGAATTGTGAAAAATACTCTAGAAGATTTGACTTACTTGTGGCCGCATTAAGGTCCGTAGGTTTTGAAGCAAAAAAACCTAAATCCACCTTCTATTGCTACGTACCTATCCCAAAGGGTACTAAATCCGGTATAGTTTTTGAAAATGCTGAGGATTTCTCTTTGTTTTTGCTAAATAACGCCTTTATATGTACAGTCCCATGGAACAATCCAGAACCGTATGTAAGACTTTCAGTAACCTTTGAAGCCGATAATCATGATAAAGAGGTGGAAATCATAAATGAATTAAAGAGAAGATTGATGAAATTAGAATTAGTATTTTAG